One Thalassophryne amazonica unplaced genomic scaffold, fThaAma1.1, whole genome shotgun sequence genomic region harbors:
- the LOC117505733 gene encoding latent-transforming growth factor beta-binding protein 4-like → MEGDYVTPDGFVLQPGSFQRSSEPRSERTFGAQPPVSLPLPAAPYEDMEEELEEEPWRSGPPFPPFTDRSRGDAAAAGGGGTLRRVYERRYESHAGLNAAEDCGILHGCENGRCIRVAEGYTCDCYQGFELDLTSMTCIDVNECEDGVDVAFPCVNARCVNTEGSFRCVCRRGYIMSRRPNHCVAA, encoded by the exons ATGGAAGGAGACTATGTCACCCCTGATGGCTTTGTGCTGCAGCCTGGGTCCTTCCAGCGTTCCTCTGAGCCACGGTCTGAGAGGACATTTGGAGCCCAGCCTCCTGTGTCTCTGCCACTGCCTGCAGCGCCCTATGAAGACATGGAGGAGGAGTTGGAGGAGGAGCCATGGAGGTCTGGTCCTCCTTTCCCTCCCTTCACTGACAGGAGCAGAGGagatgcagcagcagcaggtggaggaGGAACACTGAGGAGGGTGTATGAGA GGCGCTATGAGTCCCATGCTGGCCTGAACGCAGCAGAGGATTGTGGGATACTACATGGTTGTGAGAACGGCAGATGTATCCGTGTTGCAGAAGGTTACACATGTGACTGTTACCAAGGATTTGAGCTGGACCTGACCTCCATGACCTGTATAG ATGTAAATGAGTGTGAAGACGGCGTTGATGTGGCCTTCCCGTGCGTCAATGCTCGCTGTGTCAACACTGAGGGCTCGTTCCGCTGTGTCTGCAGGAGAGGCTACATCATGTCCCGCCGGCCCAACCACTGTGTGGCTGCTTAG